The genomic interval TTCTTCAAAGTCCAAACCTTTTTCTTTCATTTCTGTTAATATATAATTCGTAGTTCCGTTTAATATTCCTTTGATTTCGTATATTTTATTTGCTGCAAGACATTGTTTTAATGGCCTGATGATGGGAATACCACCACCGACTGATGCTTCATAGAGAAGACTTACTTTATTTTCTGTCGCAAGTTTTATTAGCTCTTTACCGTGAACTGCTATGACTTCTTTGTTTGCAGTGACAACATGCTTACCTTTTTTGAGAGCTTTTATGATATATTCTAAAGCAGGATGTTCTTTCCCCATCACTTCTACCACTACATCTATTTCTTCATCTTCTAAAATGTCATTTGCATCAAAAGTTATTTTCCCTTCTGCAAGGGGTGTCCTCTTTTTATTAGGGTCTTTCACAAGTATTTTCTTTATCTCGATTTTTTCCCCTATCTTTTTTTCAATATTTTTACCGTTTTGGTTGATTAAATGAACTACACCTGTTCCAACTGTGCCAAGGCCCATTAGTCCTATCTTCATCCTCAATCCCTCTCATTCTCCCAAAATTTCTATTTTCCTAACTCCGTTTTGACTGGATAATTTCTCAAGGAAATTTTCTAAACTCATTTCCATGTACTGAGTATCAATAGAAATAGTTACACTGGCCACTCCCATAGAAGGCATACTTTGATTTATGGTGACAACATTTCCCCTCGCATTTGCTACCACATCCAAAATAGAAGAAAGCACTCCTGGCATATGGTCTAATACCATAGATAAAGTTATGATTTTCCCCTTGCTAAACTTAGAAAAGGGAAAGACATAATCTCTATACTTGTAAAAAGCACTGCGAGATATGCCTACTTGTTTTACTGCTTCATTGATAGTTTTCACTCTACCTGATTCTAATAATTCTTTCACTTTTAAAGTTTTTTTAAGAGAGTCTGAAAGGATCTCCTCCCTTATTATATAAAGTTTACTGTCTTCTCCCACAAATTCCACCTCCCATTGTTCTTCTGGAATAAACATCATTCCATATATGGAATACATTTTATCACATTAAATTATAAAAATCAATAGCAGTTTACGTTTACTAAACAAAAAATTAACCTATTGTCTATCTATTTATCTAACCCATGCAAATAATTTTAATCATAAATATTCATTAAAAGCATTATTTTTAAGATATATTTTGTCCAATATATTTCACTTTACCATTAATCATTAGTATATTTATTCAATAGTGTGTATTTTTAACAATCAACATGACACAATTTTTTTAAGTAAAAGAAGGATTTTTTTAAAAAACGTCGAATATATTATTTGTAAAACTATTTCAATCCATTAATTTATCAACATTCTGCATTTTTACCTTCATCATTATTTATTTTGAACTAATATGATGAAGGTAGGGTGTCAGTTTATTTTTTAGAAGGGGG from Thermoanaerobacter uzonensis DSM 18761 carries:
- a CDS encoding ACT domain-containing protein, with the protein product MGEDSKLYIIREEILSDSLKKTLKVKELLESGRVKTINEAVKQVGISRSAFYKYRDYVFPFSKFSKGKIITLSMVLDHMPGVLSSILDVVANARGNVVTINQSMPSMGVASVTISIDTQYMEMSLENFLEKLSSQNGVRKIEILGE